The following are encoded together in the Scomber japonicus isolate fScoJap1 chromosome 20, fScoJap1.pri, whole genome shotgun sequence genome:
- the LOC128381574 gene encoding disks large homolog 5-like translates to MPSDSESSSSLSSLASSPPPAHMDSHQVQEKMETVLLQLRHVTRERDELRKRLALSSPGTTFDDCRPNSKAGHDYERLKLQCMKAMADLQSLQNQHSTTLKRCEEAVKKADFYHTLHSRLASEHTQLKEELEAVRQDNIQLVREHNHMKQACEELRRLHDDDQREVTDMRMLHHQVMREGSSDVLNKLYDTAVDKLEAMKSDYEALRKRYNEKTAGHNADLSRLDQTEEENHRLQKQLDMLLKQRDAAILYQQQYSSSIRRFDSTQQELSKAAAQNKELQREMDRLQSEVTRFKTQQLKALKDCEKYKEERDSVINEYRLIMSERDQVIKEVDRLQTGLEMAEAKLKNTSSERRVANEELEALRQELASALVDRDRAICEKNELLEKYCHEVKDKAEAQKELSQACKDIETVREERDVARKERTEAIIQRDQLLREYYQARQQQDSATLDKERANKEIEMLRKQYEAISQELKEALQEAEVAKCRRDWAFQERDKIVAERESIRTLCDNLRRERDRAVSDLADALRNLDDTRKQKNDAARELKELKEKMEDQLEKEARFRQLMAHSSHDSAIDTDSIEWETEVVEFEKHRDMDLKALGFDIAEGVNDPYLPGDCGIFVSKVDKGSIAEGRLRVNDWLLKINNVDLTNKDRKQVIKAVMSGEGVINMVVRRRKSLGGRIITPIQINLTGQQDCGIGLESGVFVATLAPGSPAVRDGALTIGDRLLAINGITLDNKLLSECEALLRNCCDSLSISLMKFLPQSYSGQSLFESLRDSEKTSRLQSCDIHTKNCRNSKHNCSKHNCSTQTDICSCDDDACKDTGDSLDSSSGSSIHCHHKPLSNSSLHSRSHSHQGTSSSPHSLSEPHPDFCYRRQELHRRPLTFTPVHSDCSTPQSAVDRGQSSPAKPSGGTWPKVIAGASVPEFQLSIYKKPKPKQRKSIFDVNVFRRPEASPKLDYMSLSQLPKHSPQSSVSESTTTPPTPPARSDSFRFKHRQQNSSASDSTITTSVPPVSQATSPQDEGEAGGQLYYTDAPSGESITAPKKPVEKGGTRRRPEEQEKRRYRPKSAPALRRNVTPLHIPVPMQVQSFSNDEHSPEPMDLLRFSPMRTNRYSMPFAPPSYSSITAHPAQRGLAPCPAVTAVMRNPVYTAWSHEIDTNNCPPAPSSGVHTHSHTSPQHQGHLSLDLSHKRTGDMTETSCSQPQHSTNSLPSSSRLGSLNTSQFRAERIKIPPTRYPRSTGSDRGSLSHSECSSPTPPMSPVNLDTSSFTSSQSQSSISTQPRISVSPAPVGDRRKDGPYLEEPRNVTVQKGAEPLGISIVSGENGGVFVSKVTAGSIAHQARLKYGDQLLEFNGINLRNANEQQARLVIGQQCDTVTILAQYNPHMVQLGNHSRSGSLMESISNQPTPQDSGANTPDNHSTVDTLSEQDEGTMTPPSKQTTPATSPHSSFRLPGSSLHRATEPRLVRLKRIQVELGVQICGGNLCGIFVESLDDDSPAKSPDGLLPGDLILEYNGVGMKNKTKEEAYLEMLKPAETITFKVQNCMEELAAIKEMPGDGFFIRALYERVAEVEQELSFKKDDILYVEDTLPNGNFGYWMAWQLDEKAQKLEKGQIPSKYMMDQEFYRRHGMADMKDDNGTSKSLSAAARRSFFRRRLKHKRSGSKDGKDLMALDAISTDSLPITEDGVSLMYQRVQKVDSLFPRPVLVMGPLVEASKDMLEKEVPDKFCRCLPEIMKASQQAIERGVKDCVFIDYKRRSGHFDVTTVASIKEITEKDCHCLLDIAPHAIERLHSVHIYPIVIFIRYKNAKQIKEQKDPLYLRDKLSQKHSKEQFEAAQKTEQDYSRFFTGVVQGGSVSYICTQIMTIVEQEQNKVLWIPDGAP, encoded by the exons GTGATGAGAGAAGGGTCATCTGATGTCCTCAACAAGCTGTATGACACAGCTGTGGACAAATTGGAGGCCATGAAGAGTGACTACGAAGCTCTGAGGAAGCGCTACAACGAGAAGACGGCTGGTCACAACGCAGACCTGAGTCGCCTGGATCAGACCGAGGAGGAGAACCATCGTCTACAGAAACAGCTGGACATGCTGCTGAAGCAGAGGGATGCTGCCATCCTCTATCAGCAGCAGTACTCGTCATCTATAAGAAG GTTTGACAGCACACAGCAAGAACTGTCCAAGGCTGCAGCCCAGAACAAGGAGTTGCAGCGAGAGATGGATCGGCTGCAGTCAGAGGTGACGCGATTCAAGACCCAGCAGCTCAAAGCACTAAAGGACTGTGAGAAATACAAAGAGGAGCGGGACTCTGTGATCAACGAGTACCGCCTGATCATGAGTGAGCGGGACCAGGTGATCAAAGAGGTGGACAGGCTTCAGACCGGGCTGGAGATGGCAGAGGCCAAGTTGAAGAACACTTCCTCAGAGAGAAGGGTGGCCAATGAGGAGCTAGAGGCTCTTCGACAG GAGCTGGCCTCAGCACTTGTGGACAGAGACCGGGCTATCTGTGAAAAGAACGAACTGCTGGAGAAATACTGCCATGAGGTGAAGGACAAGGCCGAGGCCCAGAAGGAGCTGAGCCAGGCCTGCAAGGACATTGAGACGGTGCGTGAGGAGAGAGACGTGGCCCGTAAAGAGAGGACCGAGGCCATCATCCAAAGGGACCAGCTGCTGCGAGAGTATTACCAGGCCAGACAG CAACAAGACTCTGCCACTCTGGATAAGGAACGAGCCAACAAGGAGATTGAGATGTTGAGGAAGCAGTATGAGGCCATCTCTCAGGAGCTGAAAGAGGCCCTGCAAGAGGCCGAGGTAGCAAAGTGTCGACGAGACTGGGCCTTTCAGGAGAGGGACAAGATagtggcagagagagaaagtataCG CACGCTATGTGACAACCTGAGGCGGGAGAGGGACAGAGCTGTGAGTGATCTGGCAGATGCTTTAAGGAATCTTGATGACACAAGGAAACAGAAGAACGACGCTGCACGTGAGCTCAAGGAACTGAA agaaaagatggaggacCAATTAGAAAAGGAAGCAAGGTTTCGTCAGCTAATGGCTCACAGTTCACACGATTCGGCCATCGATACAGATTCAATCGAATGGGAGACGGAAGTAGTAGAATTTGAGAAACACAGA GACATGGATTTGAAAGCACTTGGGTTTGATATTGCTGAAGGGGTAAATGATCCTTATTTACCAGGAGATTGCGGCATATTTGTCAGTAAAGTGGATAAAGGAAGTATTGCTGAAGGAAGATTAAG GGTGAATGATTGGTtgttgaaaattaataatgtaGACCTGACCAATAAGGATAGGAAGCAGGTGATCAAAGCAGTAATGAGTGGAGAGGGAGTGATCAATATGGTGGTTCGCAGAAGGAAGTCACTAGGAGGACGGATTATCACTCCGATCCAGATAAACCTCACTGGGCAACAAG ACTGTGGCATAGGCCTGGAAAGTGGAGTGTTTGTTGCCACGTTGGCTCCAGGCAGTCCAGCTGTCAGAGACGGAGCTCTCACCATTGGGGATAGACTGTTAGCT ATTAATGGAATCACACTTGATAACAAGTTGCTCTCTGAATGTGAAGCTCTATTGAGGAACTGCTGTGATTCTCTCAGCATCTCCCTCATGAAG TTCCTCCCACAGAGCTACTCCGGTCAGAGTTTATTTGAAAGTTTGAGAGACTCGGAAAAGACCTCTAGGCTCCAGTCCTGTGACATCCACACCAAGAACTGCAGGAACTCTAAACATAACTGCTCCAAGCACAACTGCtccacacaaacagacatttgcAGCTGTGATGATGATGCGTGTAAGGATACAGGTGATTCCCTGGACAGCAGCAGCGGTAGCAGCATCCATTGCCACCACAAACCCCTTTCCAACAGCTCTCTACACTCCCGCTCCCATTCTCACCAAGGAACGTCCTCCTCCCCCCACAGTCTTTCAGAGCCCCATCCAGACTTTTGCTACAGGAGGCAGGAACTGCACCGTCGCCCCCTCACATTCACCCCCGTGCACTCCGACTGCAGCACCCCGCAGAGCGCTGTGGACCGAGGGCAGAGCTCACCAGCTAAGCCTAGTGGAGGCACATGGCCAAAAGTCATAGCGGGAGCTTCTGTTCCTGAGTTCCAGCTCTCCATCTACAAAAAACCTAAACCCAAACAGAGGAAGTCTATCTTTGACGTGAATGTTTTCAGAAGACCCGAAGCATCTCCAAAACTGGACTACATGTCTCTTTCCCAGCTGCCCAAACACTCACCGCAGAGCTCGGTATCTGAATCCACCacaacaccccccacccctcccgcCAGGAGTGACTCGTTCAGGTTCAAACATCGCCAGCAGAATAGCTCGGCATCAGACTCAACCATCACCACCAGCGTTCCCCCAGTCTCTCAAGCTACAAGCCCACAGGATGAGGGAGAGGCAGGAGGTCAGCTCTATTACACTGATGCTCCTTCAGGAGAGTCGATCACTGCTCCCAAGAAACCTGTGGAGAAAGGGGGGACTCGACGCAGGCCAGAGGAGCAGGAAAAGAGGAGGTACCGGCCAAAATCGGCACCGGCGCTGCGGCGAAATGTGACTCCATTACACATTCCTGTTCCCATGCAG gTACAGAGTTTCTCTAACGACGAGCACTCCCCTGAGCCGATGGACTTGTTACGCTTCTCTCCTATGCGAACTAATCGGTACAGCATGCCCTTTGCACCCCCCAGCTACAGCAGCATCACAGCAC ACCCAGCACAGCGAGGTTTAGCCCCGTGTCCTGCTGTGACAGCTGTGATGAGGAACCCGGTCTACACTGCCTGGAGCCATGAGATCGATACCAACAACTGCCCTCCAGCACCCAGTTCAGGCgtccacacacattcacatacaag CCCCCAGCATCAAGGTCACCTCAGTTTAGACCTCAGTCACAAGCGCACTGGAGACATGACTGAGACAAGCTGCAGCCAACCACAACACAGCACCAACTCTCTCCCCTCCAGTTCCAGACTGG GCTCCTTAAATACTTCACAGTTTAGGGCAGAACGCATCAAGATCCCCCCAACTCGTTATCCCCGCTCCACTGGATCTGACAGAG GCTCCCTTTCCCACTCGGAGTGTAGCAGCCCGACACCTCCAATGTCTCCTGTCAACCTGGACACATCATCTTTCaccagcagccaatcacaaagCTCCATTTCCACCCAGCCCAGAATATCAGTCAGCCCTGCTCCAGTTGGTGACAGGCGGAAGGATGG GCCATACCTGGAGGAGCCACGCAATGTTACGGTGCAGAAAGGAGCAGAACCACTTGGGATCTCCATTGTGAGTGGAGAGAACGGTGGAGTGTTTGTGTCCAAAGTGACAGCAGGCAGCATCGCACACCAAGCTCGTTTAAAGTACGGAGACCAACTCCTCGAG TTTAATGGAATCAACCTCCGGAATGCCAACGAGCAGCAGGCGCGACTGGTGATCGGGCAGCAATGTGACACTGTCACCATTTTAGCTCAGTATAATCCTCACATGGTTCAGCTGGGCAACCACTCTCGTTCAGG ATCTCTGATGGAGTCCATCAGCAACCAGCCAACTCCTCAGGACAGTGGAGCCAACACTCCAGATAATCACTCCACTGTCGATACGCTTAGTGAGCAAGATGAAGGCACCATGACACCACCATCCAAACAGACAACTCCTGCCACCAGCCCTCACAGCTCCTTTAG GCTTCCTGGTTCGAGTTTGCACCGGGCCACAGAGCCTCGACTGGTGAGGTTGAAGAGGATCCAGGTGGAGCTAGGAGTTCAGATCTGTGGAGGAAACCTGTGTGGCATCTTTGTGGAGAGTCTGGATGATGACAGCCCTGCTAAAAGTCCTGATGGCCTGCTGCCTGGAGACTTGATACTGGAG TACAATGGCGTCGGCatgaagaacaaaacaaaagaagaggCTTACCTGGAAATGTTAAAACCAGCTGAAACAATCACATTCAAGGTCCAGAACTGTATGGAAGAACTGGCTGCGATAAAAGAGATGCCTGGAGATGGATTTTTTATAAG AGCACTTTATGAGAGGGTGGCAGAGGTGGAGCAGGAGCTCAGCTTTAAGAAAGATGACATCCTGTATGTTGAAGATACACTACCTAATGGCAACTTTGGCTATTGGATGGCCTGGCAACttgacgagaaagcacagaagCTGGAAAAAGGGCAGATTCCAAGTAAATACAT GATGGACCAGGAGTTCTACAGGAGACACGGCATGGCTGATATGAAAGATGACAATGGCACCAGTAAGAGTCTGTCTGCAGCTGCGAGGAGGTCCTTCTTCCGTCGAAGGCTGAAGCACAAACGCAGCGGATCCAAGGATGGGAAGGATCTCATGGCTCTGGATGCCATAAGCACAGATTCTTTACCAATCACAGAGG ACGGAGTGAGTCTGATGTACCAGCGAGTTCAGAAGGTGGACTCCCTGTTTCCCAGACCAGTGCTGGTCATGGGTCCGTTAGTGGAGGCCAGTAAGGACATGCTGGAGAAGGAAGTTCCTGACAAATTCTGTCGCTGTCTGCCTG AGATTATGAAGGCATCTCAGCAGGCGATTGAGCGGGGTGTGAAGGATTGTGTGTTCATTGACTACAAACGGCGGAGTGGCCATTTTGACGTGACAACTGTGGCATCAATAAAAGAGATCACAGAGAAG GACTGTCACTGTTTACTTGACATTGCCCCTCACGCCATCGAACGTCTTCACAGCGTTCACATCTATCCAATCGTCATATTCATACGCTACAAGAATGCCAAGCAGATAAA AGAGCAGAAGGACCCTTTGTACCTGCGGGATAAACTCTCTCAGAAACATTCCAAGGAGCAGTTTGAGGCGGCGCAGAAAACGGAGCAGGATTACAGCCGCTTCTTCACAG GCGTTGTCCAAGGAGGTAGCGTCTCCTACATTTGCACTCAGATCATGACCATTGTGGAGCAGGAACAGAATAAAGTACTGTGGATCCCAGATGGAGCACCATAG